In a single window of the Rhinolophus ferrumequinum isolate MPI-CBG mRhiFer1 chromosome 21, mRhiFer1_v1.p, whole genome shotgun sequence genome:
- the HSF5 gene encoding heat shock factor protein 5, translated as MEEALLSTPINPNNFPAKLWRLVNSPRYRSIRWDGRGEGLLIDQPLFEAELLSPPGAGAGGGGGAAGVGGGGVGGAGAEPELFKTTNFTSFIRQLNLYGFRKVVLGGPGAPGPGPGPGGGGPAGDGPLHHFHSPHFRRDQPQLLVHLKRLTSANKAKLAAGLEVPCRPPNRFQRLLITSASASASTSPLQHQEPPPPAGPRPEPHGPVAVGQFHRSFRRDSLSPYSYVSTSSHNHNTFPLKNLDRTPIPPRTWQNSLGMHPGQVETSPTFSDKSVQFPVLQRFPTEVTYTLQPSTTSVHVQPGPQTMASSSQKYSNYTPSAQYSQAYYPTAVLQCCSPPTHIDALSSCVTPTASSYAHCNYFQNPPMQSSYPVEFLPSNWTCSATDENKKTEVNLEAVFQIVDELHSSPKLEMVKVEPVENQCPTSQSNRGQHILANSSNSNPSSTSQASQLEPLTPVGSDITSFVVGTEQAITCSLPQSPEYIYTIHTAQPVENTTMQESATIQQAHIKVKEQLSHNSSPTSLVFVQEGLPFSTHQVDARIKSQTNPPENILPSEQMGFLISEMGTASKPSRDTGFSTPARYRERRSNSQQGKSPDLHLLVDVACKQEHFPKEEELKE; from the exons ATGGAGGAGGCGCTGCTCTCCACCCCCATCAACCCCAACAACTTTCCCGCCAAACTGTGGCGGCTGGTGAACAGCCCTCGGTACCGCTCGATCCGCTGGGACGGCCGTGGTGAGGGGCTGCTCATCGACCAGCCGCTCTTCGAGGCCGAGCTGCTCAGCCCGCCTGGGGCAGGGGCCGGGGGCGGTGGCGGGGCCGCGGGCGTCGGGGGCGGCGGCGTCGGGGGTGCGGGGGCTGAGCCTGAGCTCTTCAAAACCACCAATTTCACCAGCTTCATCCGCCAACTCAACCTCTACGGCTTCCGCAAGGTGGTGTTGGGCGGGCCGGGCGCTCCAGGGCCCGGGCCGGGGCCGGGGGGCGGCGGGCCGGCGGGCGACGGGCCGCTCCACCACTTCCACAGCCCGCACTTCCGCCGCGACCAGCCGCAGCTGCTCGTGCACCTCAAGAGGCTCACCAGCGCCAACAAGGCCAAGCTGGCGGCCGGCCTGGAGGTGCCCTGCCGGCCGCCCAACCGCTTCCAGAGGCTCCTGATCACGTCGGCCTCCGCCTCGGCCTCCACCTCCCCGCTGCAGCACCAGGAGCCGCCACCGCCCGCAGGGCCCCGGCCGGAGCCGCACG GACCAGTGGCTGTAGGACAATTCCACCGGTCATTCCGGCGAGATAGTTTGTCTCCTTACTCCTACGTATCAACTTCGTCCCACAACCACAATACTTTCCCTCTGAAAAATTTAGATCGGACCCCGATTCCTCCCAGAACGTGGCAGAACTCCCTTGGGATGCACCCAGGACAAGTGGAAACGTCTCCCACTTTTTCAGATAAAAGCGTTCAATTTCCTGTACTGCAGAGGTTTCCAACTGAAGTTACATATACTCTGCAGCCCAGCACCACATCCGTGCACGTTCAGCCAGGTCCTCAAACAATGGCCAGCTCCTCCCAAAAATACAGTAACTACACACCCTCAGCGCAGTACTCCCAAGCCTACTATCCAACAG CTGTGCTACAGTGCTGCTCTCCTCCTACCCACATTGATGCTCTCAGTAGTTGTGTCACTCCCACTGCCTCTTCCTATGCACACTGCAACTACTTCCAG aaTCCTCCAATGCAGTCCTCCTATCCAGTTGAATTTCTGCCTTCTAATTGGACTTGCAGTGCtactgatgaaaataaaaagacagaagtaaACCTAGAGGCTGTTTTTCAGATAGTAGATGAATTGCATTCCTCCCCTAAATTGGAGATGGTAAAGGTGGAGCCTGTTGAGAATCAGTGCCCAACATCTCAGTCTAACAGAGGCCAACATATCCTAGCTAATTCAAGCAACAGCAATCCATCTTCCACAAGTCAGGCTAGCCAGCTGGAGCCACTTACTCCTGTAGGCTCTGATATTACATCTTTCGTGGTCGGGACAGAACAAGCAATTACCTGCTCTCTACCACAGTCACCTGAGTACATCTATACCATCCACACAGCTCAGCCTGTTGAAAATACTACAATGCAGGAATCTGCAACCATTCAACAAGCTCATATCAAAGTGAAGGAGCAGCTAAGCCATAATTCATCTCCAACTTCATTAGTATTTGTGCAGGAAGGGCTACCGTTCAGCACACACCAg GTGGATGCCAGAATAAAAAGCCAGACCAATCCACCTGAGAATATCTTGCCTTCAGAACAGATGGGATTCCTTATTTCAGAAATGGGGACTGCTAGCAAACCTAGTAGAGACACAGGTTTCTCCACTCCAGCCAGATACAGAGAGCGAAGAAGCAACTCACAGCAAGGAAAGTCCCCTG